Proteins encoded by one window of Rhodamnia argentea isolate NSW1041297 chromosome 6, ASM2092103v1, whole genome shotgun sequence:
- the LOC115749394 gene encoding 4-coumarate--CoA ligase-like 1 gives MGTNIESGAHGEEHVFRSRYPAVPIPNSTLPDFVLHGAELYADKVAFVDSMSGRSYTYAEVVRDTRRFARALRSLGLRKGRVVIVVLPNVAEYGIVTLGIMTAGGVFSGANPTMHASEIKKQVEAADAKLIVTDGPNYEKVKSFGLPVIMLGGEQIDTATNWDDLLKAGDRASISTVEEDVDPNDLCALPFSSGTTGVSKGVMLTHRNLVANLCSTLFSVPPEMVGHVTILGLIPFFHIYGITGICCASLRNKGKVVVINRFDLRGFLNALIAHEVNFAPIVPPIILSLVKDPIVDEFDLSKLKLSAIMTAAAPLAPEILSAFENKFPGVQVQEAYGLTEHSCITLTHGAPGEDHSIAKKNSVGFVLPNLEIKFIDPENGQSLPKNTPGELCVRSQCVMRGYYKNEEETSRTIDKDGWLHTGDVGYIDGDGDVFIVDRIKELIKYKGFQVAPAELEAILLTHSSVDDAAVVPLPDEEAGEIPAACVVLNPGAKESEDDIIDYVAANVAGYKRVRAVQFVDGIPKSPSGKILRRVLRDKMMQHMKMKTKIKTRAAPIAI, from the exons ATGGGCACTAACATCGAGAGCGGGGCGCATGGCGAAGAGCATGTCTTCAGGAGCCGGTACCCTGCAGTCCCTATCCCGAACTCCACCCTTCCGGATTTCGTTCTCCACGGCGCCGAGCTATATGCCGACAAGGTGGCGTTTGTGGACTCCATGTCGGGGCGATCCTACACTTACGCCGAGGTGGTTAGGGACACCAGGAGGTTCGCCAGAGCGTTAAGGTCGCTCGGCCTGAGGAAGGGGAGGGTGGTGATCGTGGTGCTGCCCAATGTTGCCGAGTACGGAATCGTCACTCTCGGAATAATGACTGCTGGTGGTGTGTTCTCGGGCGCCAACCCGACGATGCACGCTTCGGAAATTAAGAAGCAGGTGGAGGCTGCCGACGCCAAGCTGATCGTGACGGATGGACCGAATTACGAAAAG GTAAAAAGCTTTGGCCTTCCCGTCATCATGCTGGGCGGAGAGCAAATAGATACGGCCACGAACTGGGACGATTTGCTCAAAGCAGGAGACCGGGCAAGCATCAGTACAGTAGAAGAGGATGTCGACCCAAACGATCTGTGCGCCCTCCCTTTCTCTTCGGGCACCACGGGGGTCTCCAAAGGCGTGATGCTGACTCACCGGAACTTGGTGGCTAACTTGTGCTCCACGCTCTTCAGCGTTCCGCCCGAAATGGTCGGTCACGTCACGATACTCGGCCTGATCCCGTTCTTTCACATATACGGCATCACCGGAATCTGCTGTGCCAGCCTCAGGAATAAGGGGAAGGTCGTGGTCATTAATCGGTTCGATCTCCGGGGCTTCCTCAATGCTCTCATCGCACACGAAGTCAATTTCGCGCCGATCGTACCTCCGATTATATTGTCTCTGGTAAAGGACCCGATAGTGGACGAGTTCGATCTCAGCAAGCTCAAGCTCAGCGCCATAATGACTGCAGCGGCCCCACTAGCACCGGAAATTCTCTCTGCCTTCGAGAACAAGTTCCCCGGAGTCCAGGTTCAAGAG GCATATGGGCTAACCGAGCACAGCTGCATAACGCTTACCCACGGCGCCCCGGGAGAAGATCACAGCATCGCGAAGAAAAATTCGGTGGGGTTTGTCCTCCCGAATTTGGAAATCAAGTTCATCGATCCGGAGAACGGCCAGTCCTTGCCTAAGAACACGCCTGGGGAGTTATGCGTCCGGAGCCAATGCGTGATGCGAG GTTACTACAAGAACGAGGAAGAGACGTCAAGGACCATAGACAAGGACGGGTGGCTCCACACTGGCGACGTAGGGTACATTGACGGCGACGGAGATGTTTTCATCGTCGATCGCATCAAGGAACTGATCAAGTACAAGGGTTTCCAA GTCGCTCCGGCCGAGCTGGAGGCGATTCTCCTTACTCATTCCTCCGTCGACGACGCGGCAGTAGTTCC GCTTCCCGACGAAGAGGCGGGAGAAATCCCGGCGGCATGCGTCGTGCTGAACCCCGGCGCCAAGGAGAGCGAGGACGACATAATCGACTACGTCGCTGCCAACGTAGCAGGCTACAAGAGGGTGAGGGCGGTGCAGTTCGTGGACGGCATCCCGAAATCTCCCTCGGGGAAGATCCTGAGGAGGGTCCTGAGGGACAAGATGATGCAGCacatgaagatgaagacgaagatcaAGACAAGGGCAGCACCAATCGCGATCTGA
- the LOC115749421 gene encoding stress-associated endoplasmic reticulum protein 2-like — MTTSRRFADRKVDRFEKNITKRGAVPETTAKKGKDYPVGPILLGFFIFVVIGSSLFQIIRTATTGGMA; from the exons ATG ACAACATCCAGGCGTTTCGCGGATAGGAAGGTGGATAGGTTTGAGAAGAACATCACAAAGAGAGGAGCTGTTCCTGAGACAACCGCCAAGAAGGGAAAGGACTACCCTGTTGGACCTATCTTGCTTGGGTTCTTCATTTTTGTGGTCATTGGCTCAT CTCTATTTCAAATTATCCGGACAGCAACGACTGGGGGCATGGCATAA